From Lysobacter lycopersici:
CGACGCCTTCGTAGGCCTGCACGCGTTCGCGGTTGCCTTCCTTGACCTTGACGTTGACGACGACGGTGTCGCCGGGGCCGAAGTCGGGCAGCTTGCGACCGGCCTGGGCGGTCTCGAAATCCTGGACGAGGGTATGGATCGACGGAGTCTTCATGGCGTTGCCTGTTGGTGTGGTTGTCGGCGCGAGTGCACGTGGACCCGCGTCCTGGCTGGTGGAACGAAGCCGCGCATTATAGCGGGAAATTTTCCTTGCGGCGCCAGCGTTTAGGCCGGGTCGCCCTGCCCCCGGGCCGAACGGAAGGCCTCCAGCAGCGCCCGATCCCGTTTCGACAGCCCGGCCTCGTCCAGCAGGTCCGGGCGCCGTAGCCAGGTCCTGCCCAGCGCCTGCATCCGTCGCCAGCGGGCGATTTCGGCGTGGTTGCCGGACAGCAGCACTTCGGGAACGGCCCCAAGTTCATGCTCGACCGGCCGGGTGTAGTGCGGGCAATCCAGCAGCCCGTCGGACCCGAAACTGTCCTGTTCGGCCGAATCGGCATCGTTCAGGGCGCCTTCCTGCAGCCGGGCCACGGCATCTACCAGCACCGCCGCGGCCAGCTCGCCGCCGGAGAGGACGTAATCGCCAATGGAAATCTCTTCGTCGACCTCGGCCTGCAGCAGGCGTTCGTCCACGCCCTCGTAGCGGCCGCAAAGCAGGATCAGCCGCGGCTGCGAAGCCAGATCGCGCACCTTGGCCTGCGTGAGACACGAGCCCTGAGGACTGAGGTAGATCGTCTTCGCTGGCGCGGGGTCGGCCGCGCGCGCGGCGCGGATCGCGGCCCGCAACGGATCGACCAGCATCACCATGCCCGGGCCGCCACCGAACGGGCGGTCGTCGACGCGGCGGTAATTGCCTTCGGCGAAATCGCGCGGATTCCAGCCGTACAGCGACAGCAGGCCGCGCTCGCCCGCGCGCCCGACCACGCCATGCGCGGCGAGCTGGGCGACGAATTCCGGGAACAGGCTGACGATGTCGAAGCGCATGTCAGTGCGTGTCCTTAAAAATCGGCGTCCCAGTCGACCGTGACCAGGCCCGCATCGAAATCCACCGAACGGATGTAGTCGGGTTCGACGAAGGGGACCATGCGCTCGCGGTCGCCGCGCGCGACGAGCACATCGTTCGCGCCGGTGGAAAACAGGTGCGAGACGACGCCGAAATCGACGCCCTCGACGTTGCGCACGCGCAGGCCTTCGAGATCGACCCAGTAATACTCGCCGGGCGCCGGCGGCGGCAGCGCCGAACGCGGCACGAGGATCTCGGTTCCGCGCATCGCTTCGGCCGCGTCACGGCCTTCGATGCCGGGAATCGTGACGACGAGCCCTTTGGCACCGGCGCGTCCGCGCGCGCCTTCGACCATGCGTTCGCGGCCCTGCGCATCGCGCAAGGTCCACGGCTGGTAACGGAGGATCGCGTTTTCCGGAGCGGTGAACGATTCGAGCTTGAGTTCGCCGCGCACGCCGAACGCACCGTGCAGGCGACCGACGGTAATCATCCGCTGGCCGACGTCCGGTGCGTTCATCGAATCGATGCCGCCTGCATCAGGCGGCCGTGAGGTCAAGCAGCTTTGGAGGCTTGCTTGTACAGGTCCGAAACCTTCTCGCTCATCTGCGCGCCGAGGCCGACCCAGTGCTTCATGCGCTCGAGGTCGAGTTCGTACGGCTTGTCGTTGCCCGAGGCGACGGGGTTGTAATAGCCCACGCGCTCGATGTTGCGGCCGTCGCGCGCGGAGCGCTGGTCGGTGACGATGACGTGGTAGAAGGGGCGCTTCTTGGCGCCGCCACGGGTAAGGCGGATCTTGACCATGGTGCTTTCTCGGTGTTGCCCAGCGGCCGGGGTGGCCGGGTAAGCCGGTAATTGTAACTCATTGAAGCAGTTGGGCGGAACCCGCCGCTCGAGCCGGCATCAGCCCGAGACCGCGACCCCGAACCAATGCCCCACCGCCGCGGCGAAGGCCATCGCCAGTGCGCTCCACAGGCAGACCCGCAAGGCGCCGCGCACCATCGAGGCCCCACCGACCCGCGCCGCGAGCGCTCCGAGTACCGCAAGACAGAACAGCGACAGCCCCGTCACCCAACGCCCCGCGGTCGCAGTTGGGGCGAGCATCACGATCGCGATCGGCAGCAGTGCGCCGATGGCGAATGCGGCTGCCGAGGCCAGCGCGGCCTGCACCGGGCGCGCGCGCAACGTATCGGTGATGCCGAGTTCGTCGCGGGCGTGAGAGGCGAGCGCATCGTGCGCGGTGAGCTGGGTCGCGACCTGCTCGGCGAGTTCGTGGCTGAGTCCGCGCTTGATGTAGATCGCGGTCAGCTCGCGGTGTTCGCCATCGGGATAGTGCTCGAGCTCCCAGCGTTCCTTGGCGAGGTCGGCGGCTTCGGTGTCGGCCTGTGAACTGACCGAAACGTATTCGCCCGCGGCCATCGACATCGCACCGCCAACCAGGCCCGCGAGTCCCGCGAGCAACACCTGCCGGTGGTCCGACTGCGCGGCCGCCACGCCGACCACGAGGCTGGCGGTGGACACGATGCCGTCATTCGCGCCGAGCACCGCGGCGCGCAACCAGCCCGCATGCCCTCCGCGATGCCGTTCCGGCTTGTGCGCGCTGCGCTTCATGTCAACGGAAAGGCATTCCGCCGCGCCCGCCCATCATTCCCGACAGCCCGCGCATCATCCCCTTCATGCCGCCGCGGCCGAGCTTGCCCATCATCTTTTCCATCTGCTGGTACTGCTTCATCAGCTTGTTGACGTCGGCCGGGGTCAGCCCGGCGCCGCGGGCGATGCGCGCGCGCCGCGAGCCGTTGATGAGCGTCGGGTTGCGGCGCTCCTTCTTCGTCATCGAATTGATGATCGCGATCTGACGCGGGATTTCCTTGCCCGTGACCTGGTTCTTCACGTGGTCGGGGATCTGGCCCATGCCCGGCAGCTTGTCCATCAATCCGGACAGGCCGCCCATGTTCTGCATCTGCTCGAGCTGGTCGCGCAAGTCGTTGAGGTCGAAGCGCTTGCCCTTGGCGACCTTCTCCGCGAGCTTCGCCGCCTTGTCCTTGTCGACTTGCTGTTCGACCTGTTCGACCAGGCCGAGCACGTCGCCCATGTCGAGGATGCGGCCGGCCGCGCGCGCCGGATGGAACACGTCCAGGCCGTCAGTCTTCTCGCCGGTGCCGACGAACTTGATCGGCTTGCCGGTGATGGTGCGAACGGACAACGCCGCGCCGCCGCGCGCATCGCCGTCGGTCTTGGTCAGCACCACGCCGGTGAGCGGCAGCGCTGCGCCGAAATGCTTGGCGGTGGCCGCCGCGTCCTGGCCGGTCATCGAATCCACCACGAACAGGGTTTCGACCGGATTCACCGCCGCGTGCAGCGCCTTGATCTCGGCCATCATCGCTTCGTCGATGCTGGTGCGGCCGGCGGTATCGACGATCAGCACGTCCACGTAGGACTTGCGCGCATCGTCGATCGCGGCTTTCACGATCGCTTCGGGTTTCTGCGAGGCATCGGACGGAAAGAACAGCACGTCGACCTGTTGCGCCAGCGTCTGCAATTGCTCGATCGCGGCCGGGCGATAGACGTCCGCCGACACGACCATCACCTTCTTCTTGCGCTTTTCCTTGAGGTGGCGCGCGAGCTTGGCGACGGTGGTGGTCTTGCCCGCGCCCTGCAGGCCGGCCATCAGCACCACCGCCGGCGCCGGCACGTTGAGGTTCAGTTCGCTCGCCTGCGAGCCCATGACCGCAGCGAGTTCGTCGCGCACGACCTTGATCAGCGCCTGCCCCGGCGTCAGCGACTTCAGCACTTCCTGGCCGACCGCGCGCACCTTGATGCGCTCGACCAAGGCCTGCACCACCGGCAACGCGACGTCCGCCTCGAGCAGCGCGATGCGCACCTCGCGGGTGGCTTCGCGGATGTTCTCCTCGGTGAGGCGGCCGCGGCCGCGCAGGCGGTCGATGGTGCCGGAAAGGCGCTGGGTCAGGGATTCGAACATGCGGGCGGGTCGTGCAACGGGACGCGGATTATAGCGGCGGGCCTTTGTGCGACACTTCTTCGATGACAATCGTTCTCATCGCCATCGGGCTGTACCTGCTCGCGACCGGCTGGCTGGTCGTGTCGCTGCGACGCGAGGACGCGGATTCCCGTGGTTGGCTGTTGCCGGCCAACCTCGCCCTGCTGCTGCACGGCGCCACCCACTACCTCGCGTGGCGCAGCACTGGTTACACCGATTTGCATTTCTTCGCTGCGTTGTCGCTGGTCGGGCTCGGCATGGCCGTGTTGACCGCGATCGTGGGTGCCTACGGCCGGATGCGCGCACTGGGCGTGTTGGTGTTCCCGCTCGCGGCGCTGGTGCTGCTGGGTTACGGCCTGTACGGGCATTCGACCCGGCCCGATCCGCTGGACTGGCGCCTGCTGCTTCACGCATGGCTGGCGCTGCTGGCCTACGCCACGCTCGCCATCGCGGCCCTGCTCGCGATCATGCTGTGGCTGCAGGAACGCGCATTGCGCCGCCACCAGCGACACGCCTGGTTGCGCGCATTCCCGCCGCTGACCGAACTCGAAACCCTGCTGTTCCGCACGATCGCCGTCGGCTTCGCGCTGCTGACGCTGACCCTGCTCACCGGCGTGCTGTTCGTCGAGAACCTGTTCGCCCAGCATCTGGTGCACAAGACCGTGCTCAGCCTGCTCTCATGGCTGGTATTTGGCGGATTGCTGCTCGGCCGCTGGCGGCGCGGCTGGCGCGGCGGCATTGCCGTGCGCTGGACCCTGATCGCGATGGGTCTGTTGTTGCTGGCCTTTTTCGGCAGCCAGTTCGTGCTGGAATTACTGTTGCATAGAAGTTAAATCATTGTAATTAAAAGAAAATTGCGCGAACAGTTCCAAATCGTATATTTGCCTTGACAACTTTTGCACGGACGCGCATCATGCCGCGCCATGCAATCCCCGACCCCCGACCTGAGCGCCTGCGGTTCCTCGCTCGGCCTGCTGTTCCGGCAGGTCCGCGACGCGCTGCGCGATGCGATGGAGCGCGAGTTGGCCGCGAACGGCCATGACCTCACGCTCAGCCAGTACATCACCCTGAAGAAGCTGCATTACGGCACCGCCAGCGCGAGCGAACTGGCGCAGGCCGCGGAGCTGAACCCCGGGGCGATGACCCGCCTGCTCGACCGGCTCGAGGCGATCGGGCTGGTGCAACGCGAGGCGCATCCCTCCGATCGCCGCGCGTTGCGCATCGTGCTGACCGCGCGCGGCCAGGCGATCTGGCCGGAACTCGAAACCTGCGCCGACCGCGTGCGCGAACGCGCGCTCGCCGAACTCGACGCCGAGCAGCGCACGGAACTCGTGCGCATGCTCGAACACGTGCACGCCAACCTCTCCGGCAACGACCGCCAACCATGACCCCTTCCCGCACCAAGTTCCGCAGCATGTCCGTGGCGCTTGCGACCGCATTGCTCGCCGCCTGCGCCAGCACCGGCGGCCTGCAACCCGCTGCCGAACCGCATCCCATCGACGACCACGTCGTGACCCGCAGCCTCTCCGGCGCGCCGCTCAGCCCGGCCGAATTCCCCGCCCAGGACTGGTGGCGTTCGCTCGGCGATCCGCAGCTCGATGCGTTGATCGCCGAGGCCTTGCAGGGTTCGCCCACGCTGGCAGCCGCCGACGCGCGCGTGCGCAAGGCCCAGGCCCAGGCCGGTCTCGCCGACGCCGAGCGCAAGCCGACCATCGGCGCCAGCGGCCAGTACGTCGTGGCGCAGTTGCCGTCCGGCCTCGCCGGCGACGAAATCGGTGGCCAGTTGATGCACAACGCGGTGCTGATGCTCGACTTCAAGTGGCCGCTCGATGTCTGGGGCGGCAAGCGCGCCGACTACATGGCTGCGCTCGGCCAGGCGCATGCCGGCGAAATCGAGGCACAGGCCGCGCGATTGACCCTGGCCGCGAACGTGGCGCGCAGCTACGTCGCGCTGGCGCAGGCCTTCGACGGCCTCGATGTCGCCAACCGCGAAGCGGCGCGTAGCGAAAGCTTGCTCGGCCTGAGCCGACAGCGGGTCAAGGCCGGAATCGACAGCCAGTTGTCGGTGCGCAACGCCGAGGTTTCCATCGCCACCGCGAAGGCGCAAGCCGAAGTCGCGCAGCAGCAGATCGACAGCCTGCGCAACACCATCGCCGCGCTGCTCGGCGCAAGCCCGGATCGCGGCCTTGCGATCGAACGCCCGCGCCTGCTGCAGGCGCCGGCGCCGGGATTGCCCTCGGTGTTGCCGAGCGAACTGCTCGGCCATCGCCCCGACGTGGTCGCAGCGCGCTGGCGGGTGGAAGCCGCCGCGCAGGGCATCAAGTCGGCGAAGGCGAAGTTCAAGCCCAGCATCGACCTGAGCGCGCTCGTCGGCCTCGCCGCCACCGGTTTCTCCGGCTTGTTCGACAACGATGCGCTGCTCGGTTTCGGCGGTCCTGCGATCAGCCTGCCGATCTTCGAGGGCGGCCGGTTGCGCCAGAACCTCGCGTCGCACGACGCCGATTACGACCTCGCGGTCGCGGGCTACGACCAGACCGTGGTCGACGGCCTGCACCAGGTGGTCGACGCGGTGCAGGCGATCCGCGCGCTCGACGCGCAAGCCGCATCGCTGGAACAGGCGCGCGCCGCGGCGGCTTCGGCCTACGACCTCGCCGGCAAGCGCTACCACGCCGGCCTCGCCAATCAGCTCGACGTGCTCGCGGTGCAGAAGCCGCTGCTGCAGATCGAACAGCAACTCGTCGGCGTGCACGCGCAACGCTATGCCGCCGCCATCGACCTCGACCAGGCGCTGGGCGGCGGACTGCAACCCACCACGCCGCAATCGTCCGATTCCATCGGATCCACTTCCTCTACCTCTCCTGCGACCACGCCATGACCACCGAACCGAATCCCGAAGCGAAAAACACCGCGGCGAAATCCGGCGGCAACGGCAAACGCCGCAAGGCGCTGACGATCCTCGCCGTAACCGTCGTGGTCGCCGGCATCGCCTGGCTGCTCTATCACCTGCTGTACGGACGCTGGCACGAGGACACCAACGACGCGTACGTGCAGGGCAACGTGGTTACGGTGACGCCGCAGGTTGGCGGCACCGTGGTCGGCATCGCGGTCGACGACGGCATGAAGGTGCAGGCCGGTCAGGTGCTGGTGCGCTTCGACCACACCGACACCGACGTCGCCTACCAGCAGGCGGTCGCCAACCTCGCCAACACCGTGCGCCAGGTGCGCGGCCTGTACAAGGCTGTCGATGCCGGCCAGGCCGACATCGCCGCACGTCGCGTGGCGCTCGAGCAGGCGCGCGCGGACGTCGCCCGCCGCAGCGGCCTCGTCGCCAGCGGCGCGGTTTCGGCCGAGGAGCTCGCGCATGCCCGCGCGCAACTCGCCGCCGCCGAAGCCGCGTTGTCCGCGTCGCAGGAAACCACCGCGCGCAACCGCGCCCTGGTCGACAACAGCACGCTCGCGGCCAACCCACAGGTGCAGGCCGCGGCCGCGCAGTTGCGCCAGGCCTACCTCGCCGCACAGCGCGCGCAGATCGTGGCGCCGGTGTCGGGCTACATCGCCAAGCGCAACGTGCAGCTCGGCCAGCGCATCGCCCCGGGAACGCCTCTGATGGCGATCGTGCCGCTCGACGAAGTCTGGGTAGACGCGAACTTCAAGGAAACGCAATTGAAGAAGTTGCGCCTGAACCAGCCGGTCGAACTCACGTCCGAACTCTACGGCGACGACGTCGTCTTCCACGGCAAGTTGCAAAGCCTGGGCATGGGTACCGGCAGCGCCTTTTCGCTTCTGCCCGCGCAGAACGCCAGCGGCAACTGGATCAAGATCGTGCAACGCGTGCCGGTGCGCATCGCGCTCGACGGCAAGGAACTGCACGAGCACCCGTTGCGCCTGGGCCTGAGCATGGACGTGGACGTGAACCTGCGCGACAAGGGCGACGGCCTGCTGCCGACGACCACCGACAACGGCAAGGGCCTGGTCACCGATGCGTACGCGCAGCAGTTGTCGAAGGCCGACGCGCTGATCGACGGCATCATCCGCGACAACCTCGGCGGCGGTTCGCGCTAAACCCACCGATCGAGTCGAACGAGAATGTCCGCCGAGACCACGACCGAGGCGCCACCGCCCTCGCCGCCCGCCAATTCCGCGATGGGCATGCCCGGTTTCTCGCCGCCGAACCGGGCGCTGGCCACGATCGCCATCGCGATGGCGATGTTC
This genomic window contains:
- a CDS encoding efflux transporter outer membrane subunit, which codes for MTPSRTKFRSMSVALATALLAACASTGGLQPAAEPHPIDDHVVTRSLSGAPLSPAEFPAQDWWRSLGDPQLDALIAEALQGSPTLAAADARVRKAQAQAGLADAERKPTIGASGQYVVAQLPSGLAGDEIGGQLMHNAVLMLDFKWPLDVWGGKRADYMAALGQAHAGEIEAQAARLTLAANVARSYVALAQAFDGLDVANREAARSESLLGLSRQRVKAGIDSQLSVRNAEVSIATAKAQAEVAQQQIDSLRNTIAALLGASPDRGLAIERPRLLQAPAPGLPSVLPSELLGHRPDVVAARWRVEAAAQGIKSAKAKFKPSIDLSALVGLAATGFSGLFDNDALLGFGGPAISLPIFEGGRLRQNLASHDADYDLAVAGYDQTVVDGLHQVVDAVQAIRALDAQAASLEQARAAAASAYDLAGKRYHAGLANQLDVLAVQKPLLQIEQQLVGVHAQRYAAAIDLDQALGGGLQPTTPQSSDSIGSTSSTSPATTP
- the trmD gene encoding tRNA (guanosine(37)-N1)-methyltransferase TrmD; the protein is MRFDIVSLFPEFVAQLAAHGVVGRAGERGLLSLYGWNPRDFAEGNYRRVDDRPFGGGPGMVMLVDPLRAAIRAARAADPAPAKTIYLSPQGSCLTQAKVRDLASQPRLILLCGRYEGVDERLLQAEVDEEISIGDYVLSGGELAAAVLVDAVARLQEGALNDADSAEQDSFGSDGLLDCPHYTRPVEHELGAVPEVLLSGNHAEIARWRRMQALGRTWLRRPDLLDEAGLSKRDRALLEAFRSARGQGDPA
- a CDS encoding VIT1/CCC1 transporter family protein — its product is MKRSAHKPERHRGGHAGWLRAAVLGANDGIVSTASLVVGVAAAQSDHRQVLLAGLAGLVGGAMSMAAGEYVSVSSQADTEAADLAKERWELEHYPDGEHRELTAIYIKRGLSHELAEQVATQLTAHDALASHARDELGITDTLRARPVQAALASAAAFAIGALLPIAIVMLAPTATAGRWVTGLSLFCLAVLGALAARVGGASMVRGALRVCLWSALAMAFAAAVGHWFGVAVSG
- the rpsP gene encoding 30S ribosomal protein S16; its protein translation is MVKIRLTRGGAKKRPFYHVIVTDQRSARDGRNIERVGYYNPVASGNDKPYELDLERMKHWVGLGAQMSEKVSDLYKQASKAA
- a CDS encoding cytochrome C assembly family protein, translated to MTIVLIAIGLYLLATGWLVVSLRREDADSRGWLLPANLALLLHGATHYLAWRSTGYTDLHFFAALSLVGLGMAVLTAIVGAYGRMRALGVLVFPLAALVLLGYGLYGHSTRPDPLDWRLLLHAWLALLAYATLAIAALLAIMLWLQERALRRHQRHAWLRAFPPLTELETLLFRTIAVGFALLTLTLLTGVLFVENLFAQHLVHKTVLSLLSWLVFGGLLLGRWRRGWRGGIAVRWTLIAMGLLLLAFFGSQFVLELLLHRS
- a CDS encoding MarR family winged helix-turn-helix transcriptional regulator; the encoded protein is MQSPTPDLSACGSSLGLLFRQVRDALRDAMERELAANGHDLTLSQYITLKKLHYGTASASELAQAAELNPGAMTRLLDRLEAIGLVQREAHPSDRRALRIVLTARGQAIWPELETCADRVRERALAELDAEQRTELVRMLEHVHANLSGNDRQP
- a CDS encoding efflux RND transporter periplasmic adaptor subunit, encoding MTTEPNPEAKNTAAKSGGNGKRRKALTILAVTVVVAGIAWLLYHLLYGRWHEDTNDAYVQGNVVTVTPQVGGTVVGIAVDDGMKVQAGQVLVRFDHTDTDVAYQQAVANLANTVRQVRGLYKAVDAGQADIAARRVALEQARADVARRSGLVASGAVSAEELAHARAQLAAAEAALSASQETTARNRALVDNSTLAANPQVQAAAAQLRQAYLAAQRAQIVAPVSGYIAKRNVQLGQRIAPGTPLMAIVPLDEVWVDANFKETQLKKLRLNQPVELTSELYGDDVVFHGKLQSLGMGTGSAFSLLPAQNASGNWIKIVQRVPVRIALDGKELHEHPLRLGLSMDVDVNLRDKGDGLLPTTTDNGKGLVTDAYAQQLSKADALIDGIIRDNLGGGSR
- the rimM gene encoding ribosome maturation factor RimM (Essential for efficient processing of 16S rRNA), translated to MNAPDVGQRMITVGRLHGAFGVRGELKLESFTAPENAILRYQPWTLRDAQGRERMVEGARGRAGAKGLVVTIPGIEGRDAAEAMRGTEILVPRSALPPPAPGEYYWVDLEGLRVRNVEGVDFGVVSHLFSTGANDVLVARGDRERMVPFVEPDYIRSVDFDAGLVTVDWDADF
- the ffh gene encoding signal recognition particle protein — translated: MFESLTQRLSGTIDRLRGRGRLTEENIREATREVRIALLEADVALPVVQALVERIKVRAVGQEVLKSLTPGQALIKVVRDELAAVMGSQASELNLNVPAPAVVLMAGLQGAGKTTTVAKLARHLKEKRKKKVMVVSADVYRPAAIEQLQTLAQQVDVLFFPSDASQKPEAIVKAAIDDARKSYVDVLIVDTAGRTSIDEAMMAEIKALHAAVNPVETLFVVDSMTGQDAAATAKHFGAALPLTGVVLTKTDGDARGGAALSVRTITGKPIKFVGTGEKTDGLDVFHPARAAGRILDMGDVLGLVEQVEQQVDKDKAAKLAEKVAKGKRFDLNDLRDQLEQMQNMGGLSGLMDKLPGMGQIPDHVKNQVTGKEIPRQIAIINSMTKKERRNPTLINGSRRARIARGAGLTPADVNKLMKQYQQMEKMMGKLGRGGMKGMMRGLSGMMGGRGGMPFR